The following nucleotide sequence is from Echeneis naucrates chromosome 17, fEcheNa1.1, whole genome shotgun sequence.
AATAAACGTAAAAACAAGCTACTTTTTGCTACCAGCTGTAACggttgttgtcatggatacatTGTTGCATCCCTGACGCGGATTGATATGCTGTGATAAGGCTTTAGAATAGTAGCTGTGATATATGCTCATTATATCACAGCTAACAACCATTCGGATTGCAGGATTTGACCTTTCTGTTTTATAAATCATAATATTACATTTCTGTGACAAATGACAAATCCAACATGCACCACCTGCACCATCCAAATTGCACCAGTTGTGCCAACTACAGATATGCATTAGTCTGATATGCAGTAATGTCACATCCCAGTGATGTCATCTGTCCTTCATCTCCTCATCATAATTGcattttacaatgaaaaactgttgCTTCTTGCCTCTCAAGTTCTCTGGGCTTCTGTAGCATTGTGACCTACTTGTATTTCAGTGCCATGTCTCTTTGTATGCCTACATTTACATTAAGTCTGTTCATCTATACTGGTTTGATCTGTTTTTAACCTTCTGTCTCCCACTCAGCGATGAGCTCCTGTGTCTTAGACAAGGAGACTTTTCGTCACTGCTGTCAGCTactcctgcagctgtcagagcAGCTGGGAGATTGCTGGTGTTGGGTGCCAGTCCAGGTGAGGAGGTCTATGTTGTCCCACTTGACAAGATCTGAGAGCTTTCTGTGGCCTATGAATGTGGTTAATGGGACTTTCTGATCTGTGTTTAGGATTCACAAGATGGCTACCTGAGGAAGACTGCTCTCAGGTTAGTCACCATTGACTCGAGACCATTTGGGGACCAGGCAGAATCTAGTTCAGAACTGGGACCACACAATTCCTGTCTGTCTGGGCCTGATGTGCAGCAGAACGATCAAGATCAGGTTCTCCAAGCACCACTCTCATAGTTCCTCActtctctccagctccagcacaCATCACATGTCGTCCAGGGGCCAGATTCATACAACTCTGTAGATCCATGATTGGATTTATTTGTGCACAAAACTGGAAATATGTTTAGATGTCTATTAGGTTAAAGACACAAAGGCTAATTACCCCAAATTCCCTTTTTCAAATATTACTGATTAAAAAATTTGAACCATGTTCATGAACATCATTTCTGCTCCCATAATTAACCATAAATGATGATGACGCCCCCATAATCCAtcaatttacaaacaaaaatgctgtctgtgcCACAGGTTATCAGACACACttgagaaaagaacaaaaagaaacaacgtCGCCAGTTGTTGGTGGGACTACAAATTTAGTTCATCAGTAAACTTAAGTGCAATTGTAAAGCCCTGTTTACTCTGAACTACAAAATAATGATGTATTGGAACAATGCTAACTGAAAcatcacatacaaacacacttaTTTCTATATGTGTGAATTGTAGTAATTGTGCAGAGAGATGTAATTTCACACTTAAactttttcattaatttcaaagAACTCTTATCTAACTTGCCTCAAAACCATGTCACACATGGTCAAAGGAATGTCAGGTGATGACAGTCTCACTGCTGTCTATGAAAAATCCTGATCCATGTGGGGGCAGTGACATATCAATCATTTATACATGAGGCGCAGTCTATCAGAACCAGGGACCAGACCTGATCAGATTGGCACTCTCCCTCCACAGTCTGCCCTCATTGGCTCAGCTaatggtgacatcatcagaggtGACATAGAGGACCAGGACAACAAAGACAACCGTGAcggtgatgatggtgaagatAGGATCTGTAGGATGTGTGAAGGCAGCAGCCAGGTTCTTCAGTATGAGTATCACATCCTCTTCTCCTGCAGCTACAGAGCTCCGGTGCTGTACTTTAGAGTCTGCACT
It contains:
- the atg10 gene encoding ubiquitin-like-conjugating enzyme ATG10 isoform X2 yields the protein MSSCVLDKETFRHCCQLLLQLSEQLGDCWCWVPVQDSQDGYLRKTALRLVTIDSRPFGDQAESSSELGPHNSCLSGPDVQQNDQDQSALIGSANGDIIRGDIEDQDNKDNRDGDDGEDRICRMCEGSSQVLQYEYHILFSCSYRAPVLYFRVCTLEGRSLSLEEVWGSIHPNFRLCLQTSPFTMVTQQEHPLLGQAFFMLHPCRTEDFMRPLLQAAQDQNRPVNYVLTWLSMVGPVVGLDVSLKYSTQF
- the atg10 gene encoding ubiquitin-like-conjugating enzyme ATG10 isoform X1, encoding MSSCVLDKETFRHCCQLLLQLSEQLGDCWCWVPVQDSQDGYLRKTALRLVTIDSRPFGDQAESSSELGPHNSCLSGPDVQQNDQDQSALIGSANGDIIRGDIEDQDNKDNRDGDDGEDRICRMCEGSSQVLQYEYHILFSCSYRAPVLYFRVCTLEGRSLSLEEVWGSIHPNFRLCLQTSPFTMVTQQEHPLLGQAFFMLHPCRTEDFMRPLLQAAQDQNSPTGSCLITWAKLCLTRESCTYFQLCPREKSDMV